GACTCATCATCAGATATCAAAAAGCTCGTCTCGGCCGTCACATATGATTGAGAATTACCAACAATCCTTCATACCTCGAAGGATGCCCCAGGCGAGCCGTAAACACGAACAGGAGACTGTGAACCGTGATGACAAACTAACACCACCTTTACCACCTCGGAGCAGAGATGTAAGCAAGTCAACAGGACAAACTGGAGAGTTCCCACCCAAAGGGGGAGTATCCAGCCTGCTGAAACCCTCGCCAAACTCTTCACTTCTCACCCAGAGATTTCAATACAACAGAAATAATAATCTTGGATCATCAACAGGTACTAGATCATTCAGTTCATTGCCACGTCGCCTGAGTGACAAAGCTAAAAACAATTCACAGGTTAATGAGTCGAGAGTTTACTCACAGCGCGGTGGTGATCAGGTTGAGTCAGTGCAGGGACTGACTGGCCAGAGGGACGACTCTACACTAGAACGTCCGGCTCGATCCACCAACAGAACTGTTAATGAATCAGGAACTACAGTGAACTCTGAGGATATACCTCCAAAAATTCCGCCGCGAGGTCTGCCACATAGAGTTACAACCAATGGAATGCCTCCATCGCCAAAATCTCCTGGACATGAATCGATTTCCTCTCCAAAAGAAAGTGCTCCTACTCCAGAACCTCAGCCTCTTACTCGTACGAATGTCACAAAGCATGACACAATTTGGACTGTAGACAAAGAGGAAGATGAGGGTGTCGTCGGCATTCTAAGTCCTCCCATGAAACATTTAACTCCTGAAGTTACAGCTCAATTGCTTGACGATTTCGATCCTCATGATGTGCTAGATTCAGCGAGTGATTCGTCCGCAGATACAATGATCATGATGACAACAGAGGAAGAAAAACGGAACGAAGAAAGTATTAATCATAGTCGACAAAAATATGAGTCGAAAAAGACTTTTACTGACTTGAATGAGCCAGTTGTGCCCGAATGTGTCAATTCTATCCTCTCTAAAGGTAACGGGGACAGGTCTCATCTCAAAGTGACGTTTATGTCTCCAAAACGACAAGCTTCGGCAGATGAAAGTTTAGATGATGGGTATGGTACCAACTCTAGTTCAGGAACATCGTTATCCTCCCCATTGTCATCTAGTTCTTCATCGTCAACGACCAATTCCGACTTGGAGAATTCTTGTAATCAGGGAAATGGTAATAGCACTAAACAGGATTTAAAAACTTCTGTTCATTTTAATGGACCAATAATAAAGCCAGCATTGACTAATACGCAACCGAGGAACACGTGGGCTGTGCGAAGGAGAAACAAAATGGTGGAATCGCAGGATAACTCTTTACAGGAAAAGTTGAGACAGTTAGCAATTATTGAAGAGGAagaaaatttgcaaaatatgCAAAGTGTGATGGATTTTAATCCAGAAGTCGAAAATTCAAATCGTATAAACAGCAGTGAAACAATTGTTAACGAAAGAACTTACACAGGGAACACAGATTCGAGTGTTCCCATGGAAACACGTCCTTCACGAACACAACATGGTGAAAACATTGGTCCACCTGAGGATTTACGCAAGTTTGAAGGTGAATTGTGTGACAAATTCACAGACATGGATCGAAATTATAGAaattattatgattttgataaaacaaatgaaaagttGAAAGAGGATTCAAAAGTGCTTTACTTTCATCAAAAAATGATGAAACAAAATTATGGAAACGACAATTATTACAATCCCCATCAAAATTCCCACAGCGTGGGTCAAGGTCAGATTGTCGAACTTGACCCAGGATTGCAACCACCGAGTTGTTCTGGTGTGCCAGTGTTGAGTTTAAAAAGTATGGTTTCCATGGATACATGGGGACCTCACTCTTCTCGCAGTGACTCAGGACGAGTGCCATATAAGAGTGAAATTCCAACACGTAGTTTGTCATATCAGTCCAATAGTTCAGGCGTCAGTTCAATGGGAAATATGTCAACTGCAAGTGATTTTGTGAAAGGAAATACAAGTTGTGATAATATTTTTGCAAACGGACGTGTCGATGGAATGCCCCATAAGGGACGCTTTATTTCGGTGGATAATGTTAACAATAATGGAAGGCGACCATTTTTCGCAAGCTCAGCAGATATTTACAACATGTTTCAAAGTGGCAATAATATGGCCACACAAATCCATCGTCCTGCTTCGTATCGGCATAGTTTTCATGAGATGCCTTCATCAGCTCACTCTGTTGTTGACCCAAATCAACTGCAGCCTGAACAACGTCCACGAGCTGCATCTGCAAGTGTTTCATCGCAGAGTAAATCCTCGTGGAATTTATTCGGAAGTATGTTCagtaaaaagaaaacaaaacctACACAACAGAAAACTGAGAGTAGTGACTCTAATGGACAACAGATTAAAAGTGCTAGCGATGGACAGCCAACTCAGGTAAAAGCTTCAACATTAAAATCATCAGTGAAAAAATCTTCATCAGTGAATGTGAAGGTTTTCCCAAAGGAACCAAGTAAACCAGTTCCCCCTCCTCCAGTGGGTCAAAAACAACAATTCACAGTTGTCCCCCTTATTCGAACTCCCAAAGCACAACAGATGAGAAACCAAACGACAACTTCTCAAGACTTTCGGGGTCAGTCTGCCACATTGCCAGGCAGAGGGGGCTCATACGACCAAAACATGTACAAAAGTCGGTTTAAGACAATTACGACAGACGAAGGGGACAGTCAGAAGCTGTCGACGTTGGTCTGATTGTTAGGATTTGTTTATTTACCTGTGCACAtgatacatacacatacattttctcggtgatttttattttactgcAGTAAATacgttttaaacattttgtgaGTTTAATATGTTTTCAGAGATCAGTTTATGATCATCAAAATCTTTTTTGTATGGGACTTGACAAATTTTGTCATCTCTCTCCTatcaatgttactttgcaaGACGATATAAACtcgtcaaaatattttatattaatcaaTGATCATCAATAAAAGTAAGTTGAATTACTAATGAATGAACTACCTCGTCAAGCCGAATTACACATACTCAGTGTACATATTTGACTAGTaatctacatacatatatagccTAAAGTCATGTTTTAACCTCACATACtcttatgtatataaataatttttcttGATAGCCTAAAGTCATATTGTAgccaatattttattcattttccaTACTTTTAAACACGATATCATCACCTTTTTGTGGTTATGTGTCAGCATTTTTTTAAACTAGGAgttatttatgattaaaaactTACTACATTAGATTCTTGAGTGATACAAAACTTACTACAACTGAGCCAAGTACTTTacacttttaaaaacaaaatgaccaagaaatgttaaatgaaaattgataaatCCAGCTTTATATAAgactacagtaaaacaaggttataacgaACATCCAAAGAACAACGAAAAAAGTACTTTGTTAAAAGCATTAAAGTATAATATTACGAACACCTTATATGAATTTTGTGACGGAATGAAAAGTACAACCACATCAttttgttgtaagcgtgttcgttataaacatgttttactcactAATGTATGTGTAATACCTTTATTATGCCTCTAGTTAAAAATTTCTCTGATTTCTCATGCTCAGGAGATTTTATAATTGGGTACATGCTCCTATGTCGTTATATGTGTGTTTAAAATGACATCATTTTCTCTTTAAAAAAATCTGCTGGATAAGCTAGACTCCAACACATGATATAACAATCAATACAAACGTATACCCACAAATGTAGATAACAAagtgatatacatatacagaacAAAGTACGATAGAGAGAAGGTGACCTAGAATGAATATGAGTCATGTTAACATCTGTTGCATCTCATGGTGACTTTATATATCAGGTAGGTGTATTGAGTTACACAATTGCaggtatatattgatatacaatataaactacCATGGCTAATCCATTCACATACCGTCGATGTAGATATTTCAGTGGTAGGTTTATTTAGGTGCATACTAAACTCCCACTTTTCACATACTGTTGATAAAGATATTTCAGGGGTAGGTTTATTTAGGTGCATACTAAACTCCCACTATTCACATACTGTTGATAAAGATATTTCAGGGGTAGGTTTATTTAGGTGCATACTAAACTCCCACTATTCACATACTGTTGATAAAGATATTTCAGGGGTAGGTTTATTTAGGTGCATACTAAACTCCCACTTTTCACATACTGTTGATAAAGATATTTCAGGGGTAGGTTTATTTAGGTGCATACTAAACTCCCACTATTCACATACTGTTGGTAAAGATATTTCAGGGGTAGGTTTATTTAGGTGCATACTAAATTCCCACTATTCACATACTGTTTATTTAGGTGCATACTAAACTCCCACTTTTCACATACTGTTGATAAAGATATTTCAGGGGTAGGTTTATTTAGGTGCATACTAAACTCCCACTATTCACATACTGTTGGTAAAGATATTTCAGGGGTAGGTTTATTTAGGTGCATACTAAACTCCCACTATTCACATACTGTTTATTTAGGTGCATACTAAACTCCCACTATTCACATACTGTTGATAAAGATATTTCAGGGGTAGGTTTATTTAGGTGCATACTAAACTCCCACTATTCACATACTGTTGATAAAGATATTTCAGGGGTAGGTTTATTTAGGTGCATTACCGTATGTTAAAGGGGAATTTGTTGAATTCTTGAAGTAGGAGCATTTCCTTGAAACagaatttgtttaatttaattCAGTATTAGCATATCACTTCACTATCTGCTCAGGCAGCTGAAGGTatattgattgttatgtcaAGGGTTGTGAGGGTAACATAATAATTCTAAGTGATAAAGTGAATTTACAAAGAAGCTAATGAGATACCAATCTTATGAAAATCATATCTTGATCTCCATGCCGTTCCAGTAAATCTAATCTCAGTTATGCCAAGACCATCGTAATGATTTATGCTGGAGTATGTCACAGCTCCTGGGATTAGATATTTCTGTTCAGAAAGTAACATCTCATATTCTTTATGATTGCCAGAGCATCAGCCCACTGGTTCAAATGAGTCAAATAAAATGTAAAGTCCATGAGTACTTGTacagattttattatttattaagttTGATGTCAGCTGtagtaaaaaaataacacatagGGCCGATAATATCAGGAGAATTTTGTAGGGCAAACaccatttgtttttattgcacATTTcagataatatcaatattttgatttggaattatgtttttttttttaaattttcagaaatgtaaacttatatattttcatgatGTTTATATTACTTGACCTCATTCAGTAATTTGATTCATATCAGTataatatttggaaatattCACTAAAGTTGTGGCAACCAGATcataaatgacattaaaatgataGAAATGGGACCAAATACTAGACCCAACTTATATTGAGTATACTTTCAGTTAAGTACATTTTACGATCAACATCAAAGCACTGGTAGATCTGGGATAAAAATTGATGAAGTGTAGTCGCCTTTGGCAAATggtataaaatatgattacgGTAGTTAACTCTAATCTTTGTTAGcaaaaatagaaattaacatAACATAAATGATTACGGTAAATTACTGTCATTTTCGATcagtaaaaataaatgttagtATGACATCAAATTGTTACGGTAGATTACTCTTCATTTTTGATCAGCAAAAAGTAGATGTTGTCATGACAAGGAATTATGATCCAGTAAATACTTAACTACCACTGCTACAATTTGTGCCTGAAACATACCATAAGGATCTAGAAATGATGGTCAATAGAATACACTAATGGGCacattaaaatgtaaatcaaCTAACCAGGAGTGACCAGAATCAATCTCATTTAACATTATAGGTAAACCCAATTTTAGACAAGTCTATCAAAAACTAGCCTGATAATTCATAATTAATGTATAACTGATttagaatagaaaaaaaacctggTAAGAATGTAAATTTGAAGTATTTTAAGGATTCAAAGTTTTGTATTATTTACTACAAGGTACTCCTATGTTACCTAGCTAGACCATCAGTTGTAAAACTTGTAAAGTTTTCAACCTCCTGACCAActttattttgtgatttatttatatgtcaGCCGTCcctatcaaatataaaaatgtttgcatAGATTCATTAACATTTGAATTAAATCTTGttaaaactttatttaaagTTGTACTCATTTTGAAGTTTATTTGAATCAATAACATTCAGTGATTTCTCTTTTAAAAAAGAATCTTTAAAGAGAGAAACAAGAAATCTTGAGTTTATTCATACTGGTACAAATTATTTCTCTGCAGTATATGTAATGCATCTGCGAATGGGATAATATAAGTTTTATTGAACACTACGCATGTATCACCAACATTATTTGCTAACTTTTGCCAATTTTATACTGAGGACTTCACTGTATCAATGTATACATCAAAGGGCAAACGTTTTATCAATCAGCTTCCttgttattttgtgttatttaatcTACAGCTATCTCTGAGCTCAGTCTTCCACAGAGCAATATATATGTGCTTCAAGATATATC
The nucleotide sequence above comes from Argopecten irradians isolate NY chromosome 1, Ai_NY, whole genome shotgun sequence. Encoded proteins:
- the LOC138318749 gene encoding dentin sialophosphoprotein-like yields the protein MTSTTHHQISKSSSRPSHMIENYQQSFIPRRMPQASRKHEQETVNRDDKLTPPLPPRSRDVSKSTGQTGEFPPKGGVSSLLKPSPNSSLLTQRFQYNRNNNLGSSTGTRSFSSLPRRLSDKAKNNSQVNESRVYSQRGGDQVESVQGLTGQRDDSTLERPARSTNRTVNESGTTVNSEDIPPKIPPRGLPHRVTTNGMPPSPKSPGHESISSPKESAPTPEPQPLTRTNVTKHDTIWTVDKEEDEGVVGILSPPMKHLTPEVTAQLLDDFDPHDVLDSASDSSADTMIMMTTEEEKRNEESINHSRQKYESKKTFTDLNEPVVPECVNSILSKGNGDRSHLKVTFMSPKRQASADESLDDGYGTNSSSGTSLSSPLSSSSSSSTTNSDLENSCNQGNGNSTKQDLKTSVHFNGPIIKPALTNTQPRNTWAVRRRNKMVESQDNSLQEKLRQLAIIEEEENLQNMQSVMDFNPEVENSNRINSSETIVNERTYTGNTDSSVPMETRPSRTQHGENIGPPEDLRKFEGELCDKFTDMDRNYRNYYDFDKTNEKLKEDSKVLYFHQKMMKQNYGNDNYYNPHQNSHSVGQGQIVELDPGLQPPSCSGVPVLSLKSMVSMDTWGPHSSRSDSGRVPYKSEIPTRSLSYQSNSSGVSSMGNMSTASDFVKGNTSCDNIFANGRVDGMPHKGRFISVDNVNNNGRRPFFASSADIYNMFQSGNNMATQIHRPASYRHSFHEMPSSAHSVVDPNQLQPEQRPRAASASVSSQSKSSWNLFGSMFSKKKTKPTQQKTESSDSNGQQIKSASDGQPTQVKASTLKSSVKKSSSVNVKVFPKEPSKPVPPPPVGQKQQFTVVPLIRTPKAQQMRNQTTTSQDFRGQSATLPGRGGSYDQNMYKSRFKTITTDEGDSQKLSTLV